A stretch of DNA from Campylobacter concisus:
CCAAAGAAGTTATAACTCGTTCTTAGCCTTTAAGATCTTTACTGAAATTTCTAAAAACTCACTAAAATCACTCAAACTAAGATTTATTATCTCGCTATATCCATAGCCTAAAACATGAGCTATAAGGGCGATATTTTCGTTATTTACTCCGCCCTTACATCTAAAAAATCATTTAACACCTTTTGTAAAGACATAAATTCTTTAAACTCCAAATTTTCAACTTCATCTTGTGTCTTATTGCAAAGTGCAGCTATCATATAGATAGTCTTTGCCATATCGCTACCACCATTTTCATCCGCCATCTTAATGGTTCTTACTTTTGGTGCGTGCATTTGCCAAATTTCATCTTTTATCTTTATCTCTTTCATTCTTGTATCCTTTTGTTGTTTTTACCTGCTTGGCTACATATCAAAGTAAAACAAGCAGGTTTGGTATAAAAAATCACTCTCCTAAATTTGAGCGAACCCCTGCCATATAATCAACTCCGCCTATAACGCATATCATATTTTCACTATCTTTTAGCACCATCGGCACACCATCCACGTTGATGTCCACAAAATGAGCTGATAGCTTAATAGTAACTTCTAGCTCTTTTCCGCTTTCAAACTCAGATACTTCATAACTGATAATATCTCCAGTAAAGGCAGCACTAAAAGGCACAGCTTTACTTTTGCCGCTTTGGAAAATGCTAGCTTTAAAAAGCCACGGAATGCGGTTGGTAAAGCTGTTTAGCCCCAAATTTACCCACATGTTTTTATCCAGCACACTAACTGTAAATTCAACCTCTGTTGCCTTTAGCATACCAGTTGTGTAATTTGTGCTAAGAGCTCCTTTGCTCTCTATCATTTCAAACTCTATTGTGGGAAGTTTAAGCTTTTTTGTTACGCCAAGATAGCCGATGCCATCTATATAAACGTTACCTTCTTGGATTACTTGAGGAATTTGTCTTTTCATTGTTTATCTCCTTTATTTGTTTAACTCATCCATCAAAACGCTACCGTATTTATCCACGTAGATAAAATCAAGTGTAAGCTGCTTAACGATTGGATTGTTTTGCATTCTGACATCAAGGTAAAATTTGCCAGCCGTGATAGTTGCGTCGGTGTTTTTTGCACTCCAGCTAAGCTCATATCCAAGAAGTACCTTTGCTCCAACTAGCTGACGAAGGAGTTCGCTAACTGATCTTTTTGCATGATAAAGCTCACTAGCTTTTCTATCGATCGCAAACAGCACTCCCTTTTGGCAAGCTTGCGAAATACGATCAAATATCCTAACACGTGCTAGATCTTGCCAAATAGTATCTTGGTCACTCGTTTCGCCACCCCAAGCCCTAAAGCCACTCTCTCTGATAATGGTAGAAATTTTTGCAGCTCTAAGCTCATCAGCCGTGCAAGTTTCCCCAAGCTCAAAATCCACGTCTATTTGCGTGCCCGAAACCCCTATCATAACTCTGTTTGAATAGCTATCTGAGTATCCAAACTCGCTTGCGCCATCTGTGCGGGCTATCATGCCGGCTATTCTCGCACTTTGCCCTTCATAGACATAAGCGTTTGTTTCATCATCCCAAACCTTGACATTTGGATAAGCAGCAACTAGCCTATTTGTACCAAAATCGCCCATTTTAACAATGGCTGCTGCTGCGTCATCTGCTTTTAGATCTACAATACCAGTTGCTTTTAGCCTGGTTGCCATCTTTTCTATCTCGCCTTTAATCGCATCTTCATGGCTAAAGCCAGGTGCGATTATTAAATTTGGGCTATAACCAAAGCGTGATTTAGCTTTAGCAAACGCTGTAACGGCACTTTTGCACTCCGTGATCTCATCGTTTGTGTCCTCATCGTCATCTTTTGTAAATACACTTAAAATTATTTGAGTATTTACGGCCTGATCTTCAATACCTTTCAAAGCCCTATAAATAGAGCCTTTTTTAAAAGCTTGGCTCGCATCCTTTTTTGCTTTGTATTTTGCTTCAAGAGCTTCAAGCGCCTTTGCTGTTGTCATATAAAAATGTAGACCATTTTCTAATACCTCTTCATACCCTGCTATACCAATAGGCGTAGTACTTTCTACTGCTATTGGCCTAGCTGCCTCAGCTGATACGGTTACGTTTACACCAAATTTTGCTGCCATTTTTATTCTCCTTTTTGATTTACTTTTTTTAATGGGTTTATACACCACACCGTTTTTAGGTGTTTCTTATCATCTCCTTGGGTGAACTCTTTAAAATTTAAGGCATTTGCCCCTGCTATATCCATAAGCTTCCATCCGACATAGATACGACAATAAAAGCCACTTAAAAAGCCTTTGTATCGGATCGTTTTGAAAAGTCCAAAACGCTCCCTGCCATCTTTTAAAGTGCAAGTAACTTTACAAAAACCACTCTTTTTACCACCATTACTGGCAATATTGGGATCACCTATCGTTTGTATGCTATATGGATTTACATCATCTACTTTGACGCCGTTAATCTCACTCGAAAAGCGTCCTATCTTATTACGTAAAAGCCAAAGAAGCCTTGCTTTATACGTTCTATTGACTGGCTCAGGATAATGCTCTTTGCGCCAGCCACTATCGCCATTGATAGCAGCACACTTGCCATCGTAGTAGTCGTTTGCATCCTCAAACCACCTAAATATCTTTGGCAGATGTTCATCATCTTTTTTACAAAATAGTAATGCGACTGGCACGACCACAAATGCAAGCAACTCAAGCACAAGTTCCACTGAAATGATCGCTATAAGTTGCAATATCTCTTTACTCTTTAGCATCATTTTCCTTTTTTGACTTCTTGCTTGGCTTCTCACTCTCTTTTGTTTCGCTCTGTTTGTATTCTGGGCACTTAGGACACTCGCTCCATGTGCAAGCACCGTTTTTATCCAGCTTTGATGCGCAAATTTCGCACCTTTTTACTTTTACTCTCATTTCCTATCCTTTTGTGTTGGTCTAGTTTGAACCACATCTGTGAATTCGTCTTTGTCTAAGTACCAGAACGGTTTTTTACCGTCCTCGTATTCCATTTTTGCAAAGTCATCTGGATGTGTCGCCAGATGAGCAAATACCCTGATAATATTTGTCATATTCGAGCTGTCCCAGCCCTCGCATTTTCTAGCACGTAGAAAAATCACGATAGGACATAATAAAATGCCTAAAATTAGGGATAGCATGCAGATTATTATGTAACTCATTTCAGCCCCTCTCTTTGAATTATTAATTCCTTATATTCGTTTCGCAAGCTCTCTAACACTGCCGTATTACCGATAATAAGGGCGTGTTTTATATCATCCTCACATTCTTTTATATCCGCTTCAAGCTGTGCTAAAGCCTTAGCCCTTTCGTCTATTTTTGGCGTTAAATACTCCTCTATCTCCTTTTGCGATAAAGGTGTCAAACAAAACTTTTCTACACTTTTAGATAAAATTTCATCGCTCAAATCATCTTCATAAGCATATATCTCATTATTTTTGTCTTTGTAGTATTTCACTAATTTTTCCTCCCTTACTTTAGTTCAGACCAAGAGCTAGATATATTGGTGTTGTTGCATATACTTAGTTTTTTGAGTGCAGTATTTTCTGGTGTTGCTATTTTGTATTTTGACCCTGCTGGCACAATAAATTGTGCATCAACAAAATAAAGTCGTTCTGATTGTATTTTTCTTACTACTACATCATCAACAACAATGTGAAAAATGTAAGATCCTGATGTGCTCTCTAAATTGAAATCTACCATTATAGGTCTGCCTGTGGTGTTTGGATAATAAGTATTTAATTCTCTTTGAGCCCACACGTCTTGATAAGTTTGACCTATGCCTATACTCTTGTTTGCTTCTATCGCAACACTCACGGCTTTTTCAGTCAATGCCGCATCTTCTTGCTTAGCAGTTATGGCATTTTTAAGCTTCGTGATGCCTGCTTTAGCTTCAGTCGCAAGTATTGTTTTATCAATTTGCCCAGCTATTGGAGTATTGACGTTTTTGGCTTTTATTATGACTACTACTGCCATATTGTATGGGCGAGTTTCGTTTGCAGGTTTAGATGTTGCAAATATTGGTTTATCTTCCTTACCCGCAACACTTTTGTAAGCTATATCAGCGCCAGTAGCAGAATATGTATATTGAACAGCTCTATAATCGTTTCCTGTGGTGCCATAAACATTTCTATTACCTAGATTATCTGTTACTATACTCCTAAGTTGTAAGCCATTTATATCAATAGCATCACCCTGCGCTGCACCTAAAGCGGCCGCATTGCCACCTATTGACCTCATAAACTTACCATCGCTAAAGTTTGGCAAATTAAAGTTATCGCCACTTCCGCCGTATGCGTAGCTTATCACGTCAAATAACTCGGTGTATTCTGCTTTTTTTAGACTTCTGCCATCTGCTATCAAAAAACCAGCAGGGATTGTCTTTTGACTTGGATAGCTTAGATACGCGCCTATTGGCAAGCCATCTGTTAGCTCAGTTTTTAGCGCAAACTTGTCGTCACTCTCTTTTTTGGTGTATGCGTCTATCTTGTCGGTCTTCTTTAGAAATTGATTTTCGCTCCACTTTCTTGTGGCAAGTACTACGTTATTATCGACTTTTAAAATGATGCTCTCGTTTGCATTTGCGATTTGAAGTTTAAAATTTAACGTGATGTCTTTGCTTGACCCCTCATTTAAAAGCGGCTTATAAGTATCTGCAAGACGTGCCACTGCAAAGAGCGAGCCATCATCGCAGTATATGCCAGCCGTTTTTATGTAAAATCCGCCAACTTCAGGCGGTATTACCACATCAACATCAAGAATATTGCTATCACTCTCGTCCATCGTTACGGCGTTTATAGCTCCTCTATATTTCTCATTTGGTATTGATGTGGTCTGCTCGCTTAGTTCTCCTTCGTAATCGCTTACTACAACTTCTTTTAATGCGATCTTTGATCCGTCGCTAGCGGTTTTTAAAAGTTTATTTATGCCACTAGCTGTTAAAAGTGTGTATTGCTTCATTTATCCGTCCTTTATCTTGTTAAAACTCTTATTGCATCGATTGGTATGCTTATGATCTCGTTTATCTGCGTAGTAGCACCAAATTTAAAATGTGCGTGTTCGTTTATGTTTGATATTACGTAAGGATCTACGCTTATGCTTTCACCACTAAATGTGTAAGAGTAGGCTTTTAAATTTATGCTAGCAGTCGCTTTTATGCTAGCGCCGTCATATACGCTACGCACGTTTTTGTAGGTGTTTATGATCTCATCAGATCTCTTTAGCGTCTGTGGGCTTACTCCATTTTTGCTTGCATCAAGCTCTAGTTTGAAGTGATAAGGTAGTCCTGCATAATCAAACCACTCTTTAACCTTGGCATCTGCATAAAGTGCGCTTAATGCCTTATTTAGACTATAAAAAGTGCCTGAGTAGTAATGTATCTCAAAAGCGTTTTTTATGAGCTCTCTAGCTTCATTTTCGTTTAGTCCATCAATATCTACATCAAAGCTAGCTGAGAGCACTGGCAGTAAATTTTTTGGAGCTTTGCTTGCAAGAGTATTTATGACGCCAATGTCTAGATCCTCAAACCTTACACCAAAAAGCAAGTCAAATTTCTTATCAAATTTACTTTTGTGATTAGGTAGTAAACTCATAATTCAGCCTTTTTGTAGCTTATCTCATAGCTTAAATTTACAAATTCTTTTACGCTTATCTTTTTATCATTAAGCGGTTCTTTAAGACTTACTCTATAAACGCCATTGGTGTGTAGGTTTTTATAGATATAGCTTAAATTTAGATCCTCTCCAAGGCTAAGGCTAGTTGGCAGAGCCGATATAGCTTTAGCTACTTCGTCTTGAAAGAGCATATCTGTTAGCTCAAGGGTAGCTACTACCTTTATGTCTATTTTCGTGGCATTTAACACGCTTAGATTGTCGGTTAGTGGCCTGACCTTTTCGGCACTTAAAAAGCTCTCCACATCAGCTCTAGTCTCTTCGCTCATGTCAGTAGTTTTTAGATAAATTTGCACTACTCCAGCACCGCCATTTAGCACGCTGCACTCAATAACCTTTGCATTTGCACTTAGTGTTTGATAAGTATATGCTTTAGCGCTACCTGCAGTTGAGAAACGTTCTAAGCTTAAAACTGCACGCTCTCTTAGCCTATCATCGCTTTCACGCTCGGCTCCGCCTTCAAACTCACTTAGCTGTTTTGCTTTTAATACAAAAGGTAGTGGCGTTTGGATATATTCGCACTTTGCTTTGCTGGTTTTTGTAAACTCATCTAAGATGATCGCTCCAACTGTTTTTAGCTCGTTTGCTCTTATTACAACTTCACTCTTTAAAGTTGCGATTTCACCATTTTCGCTACGCAAGATAAGCCCTTTTGGCAAATATGTATCGCTGCTTCTTGGCATAGAGAGCGTAAATTCACTCTGCGCAGTTGGCTTCTCTCCTTTTAGTCTCTCTATGCCATAAATCGCTACTATGTTATCAAGGTCATCTCCAGTAGAAAATGGCAGCAACATCGCCTTAACGCTATCATTTATCCTGGCTCGCAAGAGCAACTCTCTATACGCTAGTGTTTCAAGTAAGGCCGAGTAGTTATCGCTTTCAAGCAGTGAAATTTCTTCATCAGTTAAATGCTCTTTAAAAAGGTTTTTAACATTATTTAAAATTTCATCATAATTAAGTGCCTCAATAACGTTTGGATATGGAAGTTGCTTTAAATTCATTTTTTACTCCTCACATGAGCATAGCCCATGTTCCGGCAGGAAGCTAAAGCTCCCTTGACCCACCTAAAGCCATGTTTGCTACTCGCAAACTGCAGTTTATAGATAAAACTCATATCCTTACCTCTATTTCATCACCACTCATAAGCACTACTTTAAAGCTAAGCTTATGATCTTTTAAACCTATAAGACGAACTTCATCGATCTTTACTCTCTTTTCCCATTTCTCAACTGCTTCTATCACAAAGCACGCCAGATCAGCACGAAATTCATCATCTACCTTGCGATCTATTAGCTCATAAATTCTGCTGCCATACTCAGGCAGCATCACCCTACTGCCAAGCGGAGTTAGGAGTATGTCTTTGATAGAGTTTTCTATATCAATGAGATATTTCATCACTAATCCCTCGCAAGTCCGTTATTTGTATGATCGCTTAGGTTGCCACGTCCATCACGTACGCTGCCGCCAAAGTTTGCATTACCACCTGCTGTGATTGACCCAGTGATCCTTACATCTCCATTTATCTCAAAGCTACCACTACCACCACCGCTTCCTGCTGTATTTATTGACCCTTCAATGAGTGTATTGCCGAGCAGCTTGATATCCCCGCTTTTTATCGTTGTATCGTTAGCTTCTACCATCACATTTTTAGCCTTTACATTTGCGTTATCGCAAGTTATGTTTATAAGCTTTGGAGATGAAATTTCAAGGCAAGAGCTAGAGCTGTCATAACTCATCTTTATGCCATCTTCAAAACTTATATGTATTTTTTTATCAGTTGCATCAGTTTTATGTGAACTTTGATAAAGCCCACGAAGCACCACACCTGAGTTTAACTCATCATGCACAGGCAGCACTAGCACTTGCTCTCCTACACGTATTGGTGAAAAGCTCACTGCATAAGAGTTGGCATGTGCTTGAAATACTGGTAAAAAATCAGTTACCATCGAACCAATGGCAACTTTTGCACGGTCATCTCTTACTTCACTTATAATTCCAACTTCAATCATTTATGTGCTCGCTAAATTTTTTATTTCTTGGCGTTCTTGTGTACTTTACGCTATGCTTAATCTCTCTTACATCATCATGTATCTCATTGAGCTTCTCTTTATTTATGGCAAAATTTGCTGCTAAGATATCGCTTAGTTTTTCAGTGGCGCTACTTTGTTTATTTATCGCTTCACTATTTTTATTGACCACATCGATCATCAAATCAGTGTTTTTGCTCGTATATCTACTAAGTAG
This window harbors:
- a CDS encoding phage tail assembly protein, producing MKEIKIKDEIWQMHAPKVRTIKMADENGGSDMAKTIYMIAALCNKTQDEVENLEFKEFMSLQKVLNDFLDVRAE
- a CDS encoding phage major tail tube protein; this encodes MKRQIPQVIQEGNVYIDGIGYLGVTKKLKLPTIEFEMIESKGALSTNYTTGMLKATEVEFTVSVLDKNMWVNLGLNSFTNRIPWLFKASIFQSGKSKAVPFSAAFTGDIISYEVSEFESGKELEVTIKLSAHFVDINVDGVPMVLKDSENMICVIGGVDYMAGVRSNLGE
- a CDS encoding phage tail sheath family protein, translating into MAAKFGVNVTVSAEAARPIAVESTTPIGIAGYEEVLENGLHFYMTTAKALEALEAKYKAKKDASQAFKKGSIYRALKGIEDQAVNTQIILSVFTKDDDEDTNDEITECKSAVTAFAKAKSRFGYSPNLIIAPGFSHEDAIKGEIEKMATRLKATGIVDLKADDAAAAIVKMGDFGTNRLVAAYPNVKVWDDETNAYVYEGQSARIAGMIARTDGASEFGYSDSYSNRVMIGVSGTQIDVDFELGETCTADELRAAKISTIIRESGFRAWGGETSDQDTIWQDLARVRIFDRISQACQKGVLFAIDRKASELYHAKRSVSELLRQLVGAKVLLGYELSWSAKNTDATITAGKFYLDVRMQNNPIVKQLTLDFIYVDKYGSVLMDELNK
- a CDS encoding DUF7338 family protein, producing MLKSKEILQLIAIISVELVLELLAFVVVPVALLFCKKDDEHLPKIFRWFEDANDYYDGKCAAINGDSGWRKEHYPEPVNRTYKARLLWLLRNKIGRFSSEINGVKVDDVNPYSIQTIGDPNIASNGGKKSGFCKVTCTLKDGRERFGLFKTIRYKGFLSGFYCRIYVGWKLMDIAGANALNFKEFTQGDDKKHLKTVWCINPLKKVNQKGE
- a CDS encoding phage tail protein, with product MKQYTLLTASGINKLLKTASDGSKIALKEVVVSDYEGELSEQTTSIPNEKYRGAINAVTMDESDSNILDVDVVIPPEVGGFYIKTAGIYCDDGSLFAVARLADTYKPLLNEGSSKDITLNFKLQIANANESIILKVDNNVVLATRKWSENQFLKKTDKIDAYTKKESDDKFALKTELTDGLPIGAYLSYPSQKTIPAGFLIADGRSLKKAEYTELFDVISYAYGGSGDNFNLPNFSDGKFMRSIGGNAAALGAAQGDAIDINGLQLRSIVTDNLGNRNVYGTTGNDYRAVQYTYSATGADIAYKSVAGKEDKPIFATSKPANETRPYNMAVVVIIKAKNVNTPIAGQIDKTILATEAKAGITKLKNAITAKQEDAALTEKAVSVAIEANKSIGIGQTYQDVWAQRELNTYYPNTTGRPIMVDFNLESTSGSYIFHIVVDDVVVRKIQSERLYFVDAQFIVPAGSKYKIATPENTALKKLSICNNTNISSSWSELK
- a CDS encoding phage tail protein I; translated protein: MSLLPNHKSKFDKKFDLLFGVRFEDLDIGVINTLASKAPKNLLPVLSASFDVDIDGLNENEARELIKNAFEIHYYSGTFYSLNKALSALYADAKVKEWFDYAGLPYHFKLELDASKNGVSPQTLKRSDEIINTYKNVRSVYDGASIKATASINLKAYSYTFSGESISVDPYVISNINEHAHFKFGATTQINEIISIPIDAIRVLTR
- a CDS encoding baseplate assembly protein, with product MNLKQLPYPNVIEALNYDEILNNVKNLFKEHLTDEEISLLESDNYSALLETLAYRELLLRARINDSVKAMLLPFSTGDDLDNIVAIYGIERLKGEKPTAQSEFTLSMPRSSDTYLPKGLILRSENGEIATLKSEVVIRANELKTVGAIILDEFTKTSKAKCEYIQTPLPFVLKAKQLSEFEGGAERESDDRLRERAVLSLERFSTAGSAKAYTYQTLSANAKVIECSVLNGGAGVVQIYLKTTDMSEETRADVESFLSAEKVRPLTDNLSVLNATKIDIKVVATLELTDMLFQDEVAKAISALPTSLSLGEDLNLSYIYKNLHTNGVYRVSLKEPLNDKKISVKEFVNLSYEISYKKAEL
- a CDS encoding GPW/gp25 family protein, which codes for MKYLIDIENSIKDILLTPLGSRVMLPEYGSRIYELIDRKVDDEFRADLACFVIEAVEKWEKRVKIDEVRLIGLKDHKLSFKVVLMSGDEIEVRI
- a CDS encoding phage baseplate assembly protein V; protein product: MIEVGIISEVRDDRAKVAIGSMVTDFLPVFQAHANSYAVSFSPIRVGEQVLVLPVHDELNSGVVLRGLYQSSHKTDATDKKIHISFEDGIKMSYDSSSSCLEISSPKLINITCDNANVKAKNVMVEANDTTIKSGDIKLLGNTLIEGSINTAGSGGGSGSFEINGDVRITGSITAGGNANFGGSVRDGRGNLSDHTNNGLARD